A window of Sus scrofa isolate TJ Tabasco breed Duroc chromosome 15, Sscrofa11.1, whole genome shotgun sequence genomic DNA:
agtttgatctcttctcttcctatatggatgcctttgatttcttttgtttgtctaattgctgtggctaagacttcccagactatgttgaagagcagtggtgagagtgggcatccctgtcttattccagatttgagtgagaaggctttcagtttttccccattgaggattatatttgctgtgggtttatcataaatggctttgattatattcaggaatgttccctctatacccacttttgcgAGGGTCttgaccatgaatggatgttgaactttgtcaaatgctttttctgcctctattgagatgatcatatgatttttgaccttttttttgttaatgtggtgtatgatgctgattgatttgcgtatgttgaaccatccttgtgaacctgggatgaacccaacctggtcatggtgtataatttttttggtatgttgttggattcggttggctaagattttgttgagaatttttgcatgtatattcatcaatgatattgggcgatagttttctttttggtggtatctctgcctggttttggaatgagggtgatggtggcttcatagaatgtctttgggagtattccttcttcttcaaccttttgaaagagtttaaggaggatgggcaccaattcctctttatatgtttgatagaattcacctgtgaagccatctggtcctggacttttatttgtagggagtgattttatgacctcttcaatttcatttctagtgatcggtctgttcagttggtctgtttctgcttgattcaaattacccatgacatttttcacagaactagaacaaacaatccaaacatttatatggaaccacaaaagacccagaatcgccaaagcaatcctgagaaacaaaaaccaagcaggaggcataactctcccagacttcaagaaatactacaaagccacagtcatcaaaacagtgtggtactggtatcaaaacagacagacagaccaatggaacagaatagagaatccggaaataaaccctgacacctatggtcaattaatctttgacaagggaggcaagaacataaaatgggaaaaggaaagtctattcagcaagcattgctgggaaacctggacagctgcatgcaaagcaatgaaactagaacacaccctcacaccatgcacaaaaataaactccaaatggctgaaagacttaaatatacgacaggacaccatcaaactcctagaaggaaacataggcaaaacactctctgacatcaacatcatgaatattttctcaggtcagtctcccaaagcaatagaaattagagcaaaaataaacccatgggacctcatcaaactgaaaagcttttgcacagcaaaggaaaccaaaaggaaaacaaaaagacaactttcagaatgggagaaaatagtttcaaatgatgcaactgacaagggcttaatctctagaatatataagcaacttatacaactcaacagcaaaaaaaccaatcaatcaatggaaaaatgggcaaaagacctgaatagacacttctccaaagaagatatacagatggccaacaaacacatgaaaaaatgctcaacatcgctgactataagagaaatgcaaatcaaaactaccatgagataccacctcacaccagtcagaatggccatcattaataaatccacaaataacaagtgctggaggggctgtggagaaaagggaaccctcctgcactattggtgggaatgtcaactggtacagccactatggagaacagtttggagataccttggaaatctatacatagaacttccatatgaccccgcaatcccacgcttgggcatctatccggacaaagctctacttaaaagagacacatacacccgcatgttcattgcagcactattcacaatagccaggacatgaaaacaatccaaatgtccatcgacagaggattggattcggaagatgtggtatatatacacagtggaatactactcagccataaaaaaggatgacataatgccatttgcagcaacatggatggaactagagaatctcatcctgagtgaaatgagccagaaagacaaagacaaataccatatgatatcacataactggaatctaatatccagcacaattgaacatctcctcagaaaagaaaatcatggacttggagaaaagacttgtggttgcctgatgggagggggagggagtgggagggattgggagcttgggcttatcagacacaacctagaatagatttacaaggagatcctgctgaatagcattgagaactatgtctagaaactcatgtcgcaacagaagaaagggtgggggaaaaaactgtaactgcaatgtatacatctaaggataacctgacccccttgctgtacagtgggaaaataaaaaaaaaaattaaaaaaaaataaaggagccaTCCTAATAATTGTAGAGGATTATGTCATTGGTTTTGAGTTTCATTTCACAAATGGAAATTATTCTTATGTATATatccaaatacatatatttgtgtcGGGAGGcataaggctgctccagtaaagaaagcaaagccacagtcggcacctgcatgagacttgtctggttagcagagctacagacaagctgaagaaagaaggattgcagagcaatcccttgaaagacatcggctccagggaaataaaaatgatatcccctaaaaaatatgttaatctatttttctgtgtttatccttctttttctatctttgattcacagctttcttactgctaaagatttgccctgggtacgtaaaacacttgaaccaaaacagagtgaagttattcaaacaatgtaatggaaaaagcctttgttttggagtagcaatttatggcacctattttgtgagagtatacaggggaaacttatgatttcagtccctttacttaaaaagaagttcggggctgggaaaaatgttgtttggcctataaattgctattttctataatagatatattttttttatcaaataacagtgtcacctgtaactttcatcccttgtgggggcatttgttaatttttgggtataatactcctttctattgaaattggtggtttggaacttatGTAcatcagcacaataggttaaatggttagcttgctggcgccaaataaatcgTAGTTTTAAGAATGTCATGAGCCCAAGGCTTTCATGCATTTTGTTAACTATAtacacctttagttaaagaatgttaggtatcatagtttattacttattaaagctttgttcttaatatagaatagaatagctactgttgttgaccttttaagaaaaatacggtgtgaaactttaagtttgtaatcttgaaggaaaatctaaagttgaaaggaacatgttttaactaaccttttttttttgtatctcgggtggagggaacaaaagggctttaaatcaaatgttaatgtcaaatcttacacgAAACCTGATTGTGATAgggtataaaaactgatgcttttcatttaataaattgggtcatctgcagcatgcagctgaggagttggctccaaaTCTTTCCGCgccgtttgtagcccatcctctccttcggcactccctggctgctggggctggacctcggcaTATTTggtgcagcataaggaagtttcaggcccagggatcaaatctgagcctatgcaacagctgtggcagcactagatccttaacccactgactgggccTCAGTCAAAGCTGTACCTCAGTAGCCACCCGAGGCTCTGCAGGGACAATGGCGAGTCCTTATCCCTCTGCATCATGGACAGAACTCTGCATTTTCCCATGTCTTCGTTGGCCACATGGAgatcatatttagaaaaatatgtgtgtatgttcttGGCAAAATTTCCATTGCATTATTGGTTTTTGATTGTAGGAGATCTTTTTATACTCTGATGTCAGGTAtgagatttggaaatattttctccaatctcAGAGGTTGCTTTTTCACTCTTCTGAGGTCCCATAATGCCACTGACTTTTCATTGTAATGAGGTCActgttgaatatttttcatttgacttCTGTGCATCTGGGGTCATATTCAGGACATCGATCCAACAAGAAGACATAACACTTCCAAAGAGGCACACAGTCCAAATAGAAGCAGCGAAaccaaagcaaatattaacaaatatgaaGGGATAAATGAACAATAATGCCACAATAACAGGGGACCTTAACCTCCAGCTTTCATTAATggaaagatcatccagacagaaaatcagtaaggaaacccTGCACTAAAGGATATACTGGGACAGATGGAATTCATTGATTTTCACGAATATTTTATccgaaaacagaaaaacacactaTTTTGTCAGGGGGAtaaggaacattctccaggagagaTCACATACTAGGCCACTAAACAAGTCTCAATAACATCAAGAGAATCAAACTTTCATTAAGaagtttttcttggagttctcattgtgctacagcagaaattaatctgactaggaaccatgaggatgtgggttagatccctggcctcggtcagtgggttaagcatctggcattgaggtggctgtggtgtaggcctggagctgtagctctgatttgactcctagcctgggaacctccatatgccatcagcatggccctaaaaagcaaaagaaaagaaaatagtgtgAAAGTAGAactcaataacagaaaaaaaataaccaaaagcaTTAACAAATAGACTCTACACCTGTTTCTCAATAGCTAATTGGTTCCCAAAGGGATCCAAGAGGCAAtcaaaaaataacttgaaagtGAAGGTGGATTGCTGACATCACCAGGGGAAAGCAAGCTGCCTCACCACCTTCCTGTGTCAGGCACAAGGGCTACTGTAGCCAATTAACACAAAGTTGGGGACTCATAACAACAGGAAATGACACTCTCAGAGGTCTGGAGCATCGATGTCCAAAATCAAGTTGTCAGCAGGTCTGCTGCCCATGAAAGCTCTAGGGGGATAAAAGGTGTATTCCTTGCTTCTTCCGGGCTTTTGGAGGCTCCTGgcaatctgagatttttttttttgcttttgcttttgcttttcttttttctttttagggccacacctgtggcatatggaagttcccaggctaggggccaaatgagcgctgcagctgacagcctacaccacagctcacagcaatgccagatccttaacccactgggcgaggccagggattgaacctgcatcctcatggatcctagtcaggtgcattaactgctgagccatgaaggcaactcccCGAGCATTTCTTTCCTGTTGCTGCATCACTCCAACCTCAGCCCAGGCTTTCCATGCCCTTCCTTCTTGTGACTTCATCTCTCTGTGcacttttctctctttatggGGAACACTAGTCATTGGTTTATGGCCCACCAAATATGGGATGGACTCATCCTAACTAATTCCCTTAGGAAGACCCTGTATCCAAAGAAGGTCACCTTCAGAGTTTCTGGGTAGACACGTTTTGGAGGCAGACACTGGTCACCTTACTGCAGGGACATTCCATGTGCTCCAAAGGGAGTTATGTTCTGTGGTGGCTGAGGGTGGTGTTCCATCTGTGCCAAGGAGGTCTGTGCACTTCATATTTTGAATCAAACCTAACATAAGACCcaacatttcctattttttttatcagttaCCAAGAGAAGCATACTAAAATATCAACCATGATTTGAATgttgcatttcattttcattctgtcagggtttggttttgttttgtcttttgagggatGCACCCGAGGcaatgggggttcccaggctaggggtccaatctgagccagtgctgccagcctacaccacagccacagcaatgtcagatctgagctgtgtctgcaaactacgccagCTCATGGAttccccagatccttaacccactgagcaaggccagggatcaaacccacaatctcgtggttcctagtcagatctgtttctgctgcgccaggatgggaactcccattctgtcAGGTTTTAATGTACATATTGTAATCTTAATAAGTTGTGTACACCTTTAAATTTTTCACATCATCCAGTTGAATTACATATGAAATGTCCATTCATAAGCAAAATTTTTTCTCCTGAAATCTACTCTGTCTAGTAATTATTGAGCCATACCAGCCTTGTTTTTTCCTTAGGAAGTTCATGACACAAATTTCTCCAGCATTTTGCTTTCCTactttctcattttaatattaaatatgaatCAACTTTATATTTTGACTTTGGATTTCTGTCCAGGATTAAAACATATTCTTTACCACATATACTTACTCAGTCTGCACTGGGGGAAGGGCCACATTAGGGCTGAGAAAGGGCTGTGCTGCTTGCCCAGGCACAGACGCTTACATGTCACTCTTTCTCACAAGCACAGGGGCAGAtgacacagaggaggaggaactgGGGGGCACTGTTGGTCACAGCTGCTGCACAGGGACTGCCTTTGCCAGGATGGGCCCTGGGTCCCTCTGAGTGGTCTTGCTTCCTCCTGTTGGACCTCAGTGCCTGCAGAGGGATTTcaggctccctgcctcccttgtctTGGCCTGAGATGTATCAGAGGGAGATTGGTCACAGGacctcatcctcctggatcccaGGGAGTTGGGCGACCCAGTGCACGCAGAGCCACAGTCCCTCCTAATTGGCCATTTgagggtttgagtcccagctgtGACAATTGGAGAGAATCTTCAAAGCAGAGTGAACCAAAGGGGCATGTCCCAGGAACGCTAGCCTGCTGATGGACAAGCCATAGAGGGGCAGGTGAGGTGATTCCACACATTTCATGCTTCCACCAAGACCCATGAGGTTCCTGCACCAAGAACCTGAAGGCCTGGCCTGACTTTTCCCCAGACCCCATTACCATCCTCTGCCTCCATCCCACACACCTTCACAGCAAAGTCAGTCAGAGCTGAGCAGAGAGTGGAAAGTTGTCTTTGATGCCACCTCATTTGCATTAGCACAGACCAGCTCGGGAGACCTGTCCACCTGGAAGCACAGGGTCCTGAGTGAGTCACACTCCTCCCACCATCCCAGGAGCAGTACAGCCATCGCTCAGCCAGATGTGGGCCACCAGTCACTGCTATGCGAATCCTGGGAGCTCGCAGTGTACCCCACACCATCCTCACCTCCCCACACCACGGGGCAGGGTCAGTGATGGTAGCAGGTCTGAACTTTCACAACAGTAGAAAGAATCAGGTGGTCTCATATAAACACGAGCTCAAATTGGGTGGTCTGAACCTTTGCACTTCAGACAGTCTCCAGGTACTGCTGGTGCTATAGAGCCTCAGACCACACCTGAGTAGCAAGAGGACACACGGAAGGACTCGGGCACAGGCATTACAAATAGAGGCTCGCCGAGAGCCTGGGATCTTTTGCTTCACCTGCGAAGGTGTTTCTCAGGCTCAACTCAAAGACAGGCTCACTGAAGCTGCCACCAAAAGCCACAGACAGACAATCTCAGAAAGACAGAGGAGTGTGtgagttgtgtttttttcctcacaaAGGCAAGCCAAGAGCTTGGATTCCGAGATGAAAATGTGAATCTCAACTCTGGTGCTCCCTAGGCTTTTTGAGGTCGTTGTTGTGCTGACCCAAGGCACCCGAGGTGGACAAAGTATCCTGGGAAACAGTCGCAGAATATGAAGCTGGGTATATCAGGGACGTAGGAGGCAACATAGGGAGGTTGGATGAAAAATGGCACTAGGTCACAGTGTGCGTGAGCAGGCGTTTGGGCAGAGAGGACCGGCAAGGTTGTGGCCAGAATGAATGTGAGTGTCTGTGCACAGATGGGGCTGCGGGTACAGGGCTGTGGACCAAAGTGGGTATGGCCTCCTGCAACTCCATTCTTGGCACCAGCCATGACCCTGAATTCCAAGAGGCACTCCAGGGCATCGGAGGTGGATCTGTGCCCTTTTATCTCCTGGGAGAGTTGGAATCAAGTCTCCCAGGAGAGCAACACTGGACAACTCACTCTTTCACCCACTTGCTCTTTCCTTGGAAGGTAGGAGCTCCCACAGACCACCTTGAAGGGAACTTCAAGCTGAGAGGGAATGTGCGGCTCACCGTTTCTCCACAGGCACCACGGACCAACCAGCCTCTGCCTGCACACCCCCGCTCCCGGTCAGCTCACTCCCTCAAAGACAGTCagctccctgaggatgcagatctgACCCCCAGAAACATGCAATATGCTCTGAAATCAACAACGCAGCCTCGCCTCCCCAGGGGGCACGCTGGCTCAGGGTCCAGCCTacttcccagctcctccctctttAGGCTGGGTCTCCTCTGCCCATCCCTGTGACCAGCAGACAGGGGATCCCAGGTCCCACCTGAGTGTGTGGTCAGCCCTGCTCGTGGGGGAAAAGAAGGTCTCAGCAGGGACGGGGACAAGAGGCAGCACCCAACAGGAAGACTCAGACACTGAAGGAGAAGTGACAGGTGGGGTTGGTGGCTCCCACCACAGGAAGCCCTTAACCCCAAAGGGTGTATTCAGCAACCAGGGACTTGGATGCAAGAACAGGTAAGAATGTAGCATGCCCATTCTCTGCATGTGTCACAGACTCTGTCCTGCTGATTCTCAGTCCACGGAGAAGGAATTTCCTCCCTCTGAGAATTGTTCAACATCTGGACATTGAAGAAAGAACCCCAGATTCTCGAGGATGAAGAGAGCTCTGCTGATGGTAGCCACCATGGACCAACCCCCAAGACAAAGGAGCAGAGATAGGTCTCAGGGTCTGCAGGAGTAGCAGACACAACGCCCACCTTAGCCCGGTGAGGGATGGTGCCTGATCTGCACACAGCCTGGCCTGCGGATCCTACAATCCCTGGGTTAATTCCTGATGACACGAGGTGCTTTGAGATTTCTGTAATTTAAGAGAGTTCAAATAATGTGTGGAAATTGCAAGATTACATACTCTAGTAAGTTGTAGAAAAGGCACAGCTCAGAAGCATCCCACGGGGAGGGAAAGCACGTCCTTCATGAATGACAAGGGGATGGAAGATATCCTTACACTGTAGGCTCCCAGCTCGGCAGAACCTGGAACCACCCCAGAGCAGCAGCTCAGAGTCTCCCACAGGGGGAGGGCTCCAAGCATACCTAGGAATTGGTGAATCAGAGGGAATGTTTCCCATTTCAGGTCTGTCTGAACTCTTTTGGAGTAAGACAGGGCAGCTGGTGGTCCCTTGGTTGGTGTGCAATGGACACTGAGGCGCCTACCACGCCAAAGGAAGGAAGACCTTGTGACTTTGACCTGCTCCCTCTCACTCTATCCTCACCTGCTCTCTGCACCTGTCCCCAGCTCAGGGCCATGACGCCCCATGGAAATTGGAATTTGTCAGTGGTTCCTGTGCAGGAGTTTGTGCTGGAGGGGTTTCAGGGTGGGCTGAAGACCCAGGCCCTGCTCTTTGCCCTCTTCCTGGCCCTGTACTTGGCGGCCGTCCTGGGGAACCTCACCATGATCGTGGTCATCACCCTGGACGCCCGTCTGCACTCCCcgatgtacttcttcctcaagaacctctccttcctggacctgTGCTACTCATCTGTCATCTACCCCAAGGCCCTGGCCAACGTCCTGTCCTCAGCCAAGGTCATCTCCTTTGGGGGCTGTGCCACCCAGTTCTTCCTCATCTCTCTGATGATCACCACTGAGGGATTCCTCTTGGCTGTGATGGCCTACGATCGCTTCCTGGCCATCTGCAGCCCCCTGCACTATCCCATTACCATGTGCCCATCAGCCTGTGCCCGCCTGGTGCTGGGCTGCTACGGTGGAGGCTGCTTCAATGCCATCCTGCAGACCAGCTTCACATTCAGCCtccccttctgcagctccaacCACATCGACCACTTCTTCTGCGATGTGCCCCCACTGCCCCTGCTCGCCTGTGCTGACACAGCCATCAATGAGCTGGTCTTGTTTGGCATCTGCGGGCTCATCATCGTGGGCACCACACTCGGGGTCCTCATCTCCTATGCCTACATCACCGTGACCATCCTGAGGATGCGCTCGGGAGCAGGCAGACACAAgctcttctccacctgtggctcccacatgACGGCCGTGTCCCTCTTTTATGGGACCCTATTTGTCATGTATGCCCAGCCAGGTGGTGTGGAGTCCATGGAGCAGGGCAAGGTGGTCTCTGTCTTCTACACCCTGGTCATCCCTGTGCtcaaccccctcatctacagtcTGCGaaacaaggaggtgaaggaggccCTGCGGAGCCTGGGCCACAAGCACACAGCCCCTTGATTGATGGTGACCTGGGAGACAGAGCACCCTGGGGGCAAGGACAAAGGGGCCATGGAGACAGTGTCATGCATTTGCTTTGAGgaattccttccccttcctccagtTCATTACTTCATCCAAcgtttcattttactttcctgGAAGCGCATCTTGGACCATGCATGCAGACTGAGATGCACAGGTGAAAAAGGCATCTTTGCCACAAAGATTCTAATGGTCCTTGAAGGAACATGACCCTAAAGGAGATATTTGTGTAATACAGTGTGCAAAGACATGAACAGAGGGTCTCTGAACCAGGGGACAGGTCCCAGTTCAACACCTTCAGTGAAGGTCTGTGGGCCAGACAAATGCTCTGGCCTTTTCCCTTCACTTCATGGCTGAATCTCAGGTAAACCTGTGCTCAGCAATCTCCCCTGGACCACCCAGAAGGGGGATTTAGGATGCTCAGCCCTGCCCTTCCTTGGGGATACCCTGGGGTCAGCATAGCCTCttaggggaggggggaggacggTGCTTCCCCTCCGTTTGGCATCTGGatgttcccctccccctccccttctggTCACTAATCCTACCACCTCCAACAGGAAGCACAGTGACCTGTGCTCCTGCTTCAGGGGCTCCCGGTCACCCTGCCCCTGGTTTCTCCCCTGAGATGGCACCTCAGAGTCCCAGGGAGTCCACTTAAATGCCTGATATCCAGCGTTCCCCTGGCCCCGTCCACCCAGCCTGGCAGGAGACAATATCCTCACTACGTGTCACCCTGACAAGTGAAGCCTTGACACAGCAGACATCTCTGAATGAGGATGAGTTCCTGGTGGCTGCAGCAGACCGCATGGATGGAAAGGGAGGTGCACTGTCGTGGTAGAGCGCACGgctccctggcctctgtcccACACTCCCTGGAGCCTGGACCCCCTGTCCTGACCTGCCCACTCGGAGCTCCAGCCTCATGCTCAGGGGACCCCACACAGAGCCTGGGCTCACAGCCCGCTGGCCTCCTTACCTTGACTCTCTGTAGTGGAGTCATTCACGCCCATGGTCACCAGAAGGTTGTGCTCGGGACATGGGGGTGATCTGCTTGCTCCTGGGCCAGTAGGGACCTGCCCTGCTTCTGCCATCCCAGCTCTCACGGAACCTCTCTCCCTGCTCAGGCAAACTCAAGGTCTGCTGCTCACAATTCCTCACCTAAAGCATTCTCGAAGTCTCTCACGGAACTTTGTCACCACCGCCTCATCTTTGCACCTCCCAAATGACACCTCCCCCTTCCACAGGTACTGCAGTCACCTGCTACCAAATTCCCTCTTGCAGAGTCCCCCAGATTTTCTGCTACACAAACGACAGACctgtctctccctcctgcctttctttcctgTCATTCCATGGAGTTTTAGAGACATGTTCTGTCATCTAATCGATCCAGATTTGGAGAGGGAAGAGTAGACATTCCCTccacatgtgcatgtgtcttgATTCTGATGGATTTTGCATTCCCAACAGGAAGACACCCCTAAGGGTCCACGGTAACAGAGCGTTTCTCCTGAATTAAGGGTAAGTAAGACTGGGCCTTAGATGCAAATGCTCAGCAgtctgaagaagaaggaaaaaaggaataaaagttaCAGAGTGCTGTGGCCTCTAAATTACCCACACTTCAGACTGTAGCGACGACAGCGGTACCGTGTTAAGTGGGAGGGTTTCGCTATCTTGATCCCCTACGGGCTTTGCAGACGGCCCCTCAGGAGGTTCTCAGCCAAAATCTACCACAACTGCAACTGAGTTCATTGTTAACCAGGCATTCCACCCCAAAATGTACCTGGCATAGCACTATACTTAGGTTAAAGAGGTTATGTCAAGGTAAACGCCTTAAAATTCAAGGAATACATTTGATTCTAAGTCtatacacactttttaaaatttttaaactttatcttgcttatacataaatataaaattatacacataaataaaagataaaaagtaataaaataaaataaaataaaaaggaagtaacATAAACGTCTCTCTAGAGAAGATTCCACAAGTAAACTGGGGCTTGTCTTCATGTTTAAAACTATTGAAATGGCATGAATGATCGAGACCATGGAAGGACCGGGAAGGGAGGTCAGCAATCTGCACAGCACATTGTGAATCAGGGCTGGAGAGCTGGCACCACCCCTGAGCCAGGAGAGTCTAAGTGCCCACTGACCTTGCCAGGTGAAAGCTCACTGCCTCAGCACCCTCCAGCGTGAGTTACTAGGGCCACCAGAACTAATCAACACAAGGCTGGTGACTCAGAGCAGCGGGAATTTACACTCTCACACGTCTCGAGTACAGACGTCCAAAATCCGGTGGTCAGCAGGGCCAGCTGCCCGTGACAGCTCTGGGAGAACCttcttccctgcctcttcctggcttctggAGGCTCCTGCTGTCCTTGGCCTTCTGTTCCCTCTTACTCCATCCCTGCAATCTCTGCCCAGTCTCCCCAGGATCTTCCTCCTTGTGTCTTTGAGTGTCCGTGTCTCTGAggcctctcctcttctcatcagGACACCAGCCATGGGACTTAGGGTCCACCCCGCCCAGCAAGACGGCATCCTGACTAGTTCGCTTAggaagaccctatttccaaagaaggtcacatCCTGAGCTTCTGGGTAGACGTGTCTTGGAGGGAGACACTGGTCACCTCAGTACCGTGATGTCCCATGTGCTCCAAGGGgactgtggctctgtggctgcCGAGAGCAGTGTGCCATCTGTGCCAAGGGGGTCCCTGTGGGGGATACTTTAAGTCTGTCTCACATATGACTCTAACGTGTCTCTGCGTGGTTTATCAGCTGCGGAGAGACGGATGTCAATTACCAACCAGGATTTGGATG
This region includes:
- the LOC106506441 gene encoding olfactory receptor 12-like, yielding MTPHGNWNLSVVPVQEFVLEGFQGGLKTQALLFALFLALYLAAVLGNLTMIVVITLDARLHSPMYFFLKNLSFLDLCYSSVIYPKALANVLSSAKVISFGGCATQFFLISLMITTEGFLLAVMAYDRFLAICSPLHYPITMCPSACARLVLGCYGGGCFNAILQTSFTFSLPFCSSNHIDHFFCDVPPLPLLACADTAINELVLFGICGLIIVGTTLGVLISYAYITVTILRMRSGAGRHKLFSTCGSHMTAVSLFYGTLFVMYAQPGGVESMEQGKVVSVFYTLVIPVLNPLIYSLRNKEVKEALRSLGHKHTAP